A region from the Pelobates fuscus isolate aPelFus1 chromosome 1, aPelFus1.pri, whole genome shotgun sequence genome encodes:
- the LOC134597919 gene encoding cystatin-like, producing MAKLIAVFGILALVSAAAAATGQTRLVGALIEASENDADVQRALVFAVNEYNKRTNDMFVSRVAKINHVEKQVVSGINIIFDVDFSRTLCRKPKADVEQCEFHAEPDLAKTVKCSFVVYYVPWTGHTEVKWKQCS from the coding sequence atGGCTAAGCTGATCGCAGTGTTCGGGATCCTCGCTTTGGTGTCCGCTGCTGCGGCGGCCACCGGTCAGACCAGGCTGGTGGGCGCTCTGATAGAGGCTTCCGAGAATGATGCGGACGTCCAGCGGGCTCTGGTGTTTGCGGTGAATGAGTATAACAAGAGAACCAATGATATGTTCGTCAGCAGGGTGGCCAAGATTAATCACGTCGAGAAGCAGGTTGTATCTGGAATTAACATCATATTTGACGTTGACTTTTCCCGTACTCTGTGCAGAAAGCCAAAAGCTGATGTTGAACAGTGTGAATTTCACGCGGAACCTGATTTGGCCAAGACTGTCAAATGTTCCTTTGTGGTTTACTATGTCCCTTGGACAGGGCACACTGAAGTGAAATGGAAACAATGCAGTTAA